Proteins co-encoded in one Paracrocinitomix mangrovi genomic window:
- a CDS encoding YeeE/YedE family protein produces METIEKALLSPWPWYVVGPGIALVMLLFGYWGKSFGISSSNSTICSALGAGKVSSFFDFNWKEDRWRLMFLVGAVIGGFIVSNFMTSGEPIELSSKTVKELNELNISVNDPMVPTDLISWEALKSSTGILFMLVGGFLIGFGSRYAGGCTSGHAITGLSNLQFPSLIAVIGFFAGGLIMTYFIFPLIF; encoded by the coding sequence ATGGAAACAATAGAAAAAGCTTTACTTTCTCCTTGGCCCTGGTACGTGGTTGGGCCCGGAATTGCTTTAGTAATGTTATTATTTGGATACTGGGGCAAGTCGTTCGGTATATCATCTTCTAACAGTACTATTTGTTCTGCATTAGGTGCAGGTAAGGTTTCAAGTTTCTTTGATTTCAATTGGAAAGAAGACAGGTGGAGACTCATGTTTCTAGTTGGTGCGGTAATCGGTGGATTTATCGTATCCAACTTTATGACAAGCGGTGAACCAATTGAATTATCGAGTAAAACAGTTAAAGAACTAAATGAATTAAACATCTCTGTTAATGATCCAATGGTTCCTACAGATTTAATCAGTTGGGAAGCACTTAAAAGTTCAACTGGTATACTATTTATGCTTGTTGGTGGTTTTTTAATAGGATTTGGATCTAGATATGCTGGTGGTTGTACGTCTGGTCATGCCATTACAGGACTTAGCAACCTACAATTCCCTTCATTAATTGCCGTTATCGGCTTTTTTGCCGGAGGATTAATTATGACCTATTTTATTTTCCCATTGATATTCTAA
- a CDS encoding DUF6691 family protein, with the protein MKLIKYTLLGMFFAILLAKGEVISWYRIQEMFRFHSFHMYGVIGSAVVIGIISMLIIKKKQLKDSSGEFFQIKPKDKSFYRYLFGGIIFGLGWALTGSCPGPMYILLGYGYTQFVIVIFGALLGTFVYGMVRKYLPH; encoded by the coding sequence ATAAAGCTTATAAAATATACACTATTGGGAATGTTTTTCGCCATTTTATTGGCAAAAGGAGAAGTTATTTCTTGGTATAGAATTCAAGAAATGTTTCGCTTTCATTCATTTCACATGTACGGCGTAATTGGTTCTGCTGTAGTTATTGGAATAATATCCATGTTAATAATTAAGAAAAAACAGCTTAAAGATTCGAGCGGTGAATTTTTTCAGATAAAACCTAAAGACAAATCCTTTTACAGATATCTATTTGGAGGGATTATTTTCGGATTAGGCTGGGCTTTAACAGGCAGTTGCCCAGGTCCAATGTATATTCTGCTCGGCTACGGATATACCCAGTTTGTTATTGTAATATTTGGCGCCTTATTGGGAACTTTTGTTTACGGAATGGTAAGAAAATACTTACCTCACTAA